A genomic segment from Tessaracoccus defluvii encodes:
- a CDS encoding SAV_6107 family HEPN domain-containing protein yields MIDLSHARRLVVEADIADLPIERFSGAYRCAEQVALAVVTASPRRGRGRADVWTLLVAAAPELGEWGGYFAAIAPRALAAEAGVRGVVGEREAADLVRDAQQFLLESARWLRLRERDVAGEAG; encoded by the coding sequence ATGATCGACCTCAGCCACGCCCGACGGCTCGTCGTCGAGGCGGACATCGCCGACCTCCCCATCGAACGCTTCTCCGGCGCGTACCGGTGCGCAGAACAGGTGGCGCTCGCCGTGGTGACGGCCTCCCCCCGCCGCGGCCGCGGTCGTGCCGACGTGTGGACCCTGCTCGTCGCCGCTGCCCCGGAGCTGGGCGAATGGGGCGGCTACTTCGCCGCCATCGCCCCGCGGGCCCTCGCGGCGGAGGCCGGGGTGCGCGGCGTCGTCGGGGAGCGTGAGGCCGCCGACCTGGTGCGCGACGCGCAACAGTTCCTGCTGGAGTCCGCCCGCTGGCTGCGCCTGCGGGAGCGGGACGTGGCGGGGGAGGCCGGCTGA
- a CDS encoding DUF6504 family protein, with translation MRTYDEPIHVLFTDQPRQFIWRDRLLLVKEVQGRWNRAAPWWTGPRVRAARGEEIAAAEGDLLGEREIWRVEAGNGRQRGVYELARTVDSEDWVLQAVLD, from the coding sequence ATGCGTACCTACGACGAACCCATCCACGTGCTGTTCACGGACCAGCCGCGGCAGTTCATCTGGCGCGACCGGCTGCTGCTGGTCAAGGAGGTCCAGGGCCGCTGGAACCGGGCCGCCCCGTGGTGGACGGGGCCCCGCGTCCGCGCTGCCCGCGGCGAGGAGATCGCCGCCGCCGAGGGTGACCTGCTGGGAGAGCGGGAGATCTGGCGGGTCGAGGCCGGCAACGGACGCCAGCGCGGCGTCTACGAACTGGCCCGCACCGTCGACTCCGAGGACTGGGTGCTGCAGGCGGTGCTCGACTGA
- a CDS encoding FAD-binding protein, whose protein sequence is MVIIRGAGLAGLAAAARLARLGHEVTLATGGTPLGDAYAPGVPTNPDPLGTITLPAAWRDLFKKSGGHLTTELNRAHLTLVEADPVAVDLGEGDLLRLPAERGAQFRAIGERLGEAEAARWRDLIDSLDDAWIVFRRHALEGTTPVTTPGQRAALLLDVSAGDLADRVHPALGRLVVDAAGTPGAPGVEALPLAVERTFGRWRLVAADGTARPGTSLVGLLTTRLAERGVQLADEPPGPVDIDCVPAGPVGRAHDAAAWLARTPIAGADGRLRASAASPAGTQPWAELGSAALAVYALHERLTGEDCRPTNVDFRLPRLPQG, encoded by the coding sequence ATGGTGATCATCCGTGGGGCGGGTCTGGCCGGACTCGCGGCCGCCGCCCGCCTGGCGCGACTCGGCCATGAGGTGACCCTCGCGACGGGGGGAACGCCGCTGGGCGATGCCTACGCACCCGGCGTTCCGACCAATCCCGATCCACTCGGAACCATCACGCTCCCCGCGGCCTGGCGGGATCTGTTCAAGAAGTCCGGCGGGCACCTGACGACCGAGCTGAACCGCGCCCACCTCACCCTCGTCGAGGCCGATCCTGTCGCCGTCGACCTTGGAGAGGGGGACCTGCTGCGGCTGCCCGCCGAGCGCGGTGCCCAGTTCCGCGCCATCGGCGAGCGTCTCGGCGAGGCGGAGGCCGCCCGCTGGCGCGACCTGATCGATTCCCTGGACGACGCCTGGATCGTCTTCCGACGACACGCGCTCGAGGGGACGACCCCCGTCACGACGCCCGGGCAGCGGGCCGCGCTCCTGCTGGACGTGTCCGCCGGCGACCTGGCCGACCGCGTGCATCCCGCACTCGGACGCCTCGTCGTGGACGCCGCCGGCACCCCGGGGGCACCGGGCGTCGAGGCGCTTCCGCTGGCCGTCGAGCGCACGTTCGGGCGGTGGCGGCTGGTCGCCGCGGACGGCACAGCACGCCCCGGCACGTCGCTGGTGGGGCTGTTGACGACGCGGCTGGCCGAACGCGGGGTGCAGCTGGCCGACGAGCCGCCCGGGCCCGTGGACATCGACTGCGTGCCCGCCGGGCCGGTGGGGCGGGCGCACGACGCAGCGGCCTGGCTGGCACGGACGCCGATCGCGGGCGCCGACGGCAGGCTGCGGGCCTCGGCGGCCTCACCGGCGGGAACCCAGCCGTGGGCCGAACTCGGCAGCGCCGCGCTCGCCGTCTACGCACTGCATGAGCGGCTCACGGGCGAGGACTGTCGTCCGACCAACGTCGACTTCCGGCTGCCGAGACTCCCCCAGGGATAG
- a CDS encoding DUF222 domain-containing protein has translation MDGTAAARIEELIEHLEVSLAALRSESRNDTLTLIDRIESVTGKLNGTRLALIHQATLTSAAGDELDHRLHNSNRATIRQVRGDIRLARELESRYPLLLEALRDGQLSEQQARAIMTGLNPLQLTETQSVHCQTELIGYATQFDPSELLALATRMTEVIDPDHAPRPSHTPTPGSAQARQRREPTPWPGSAPSPRTAANSPHTAETDPT, from the coding sequence ATGGACGGCACCGCAGCAGCCAGGATCGAGGAGCTCATCGAGCACCTCGAAGTTTCCCTGGCCGCGCTGCGTTCAGAGAGCCGCAACGACACCCTCACCCTGATCGACCGGATCGAATCCGTCACCGGGAAACTGAACGGCACCCGCCTCGCTCTCATCCATCAGGCCACGCTCACCAGCGCCGCCGGAGACGAACTCGACCACCGCCTCCACAACAGCAACCGGGCCACGATCAGACAGGTCCGCGGCGACATCCGCCTCGCCAGAGAACTCGAATCCCGCTACCCACTCCTGTTGGAGGCGCTGCGTGACGGACAGTTGTCCGAGCAGCAGGCCCGCGCGATCATGACCGGACTCAACCCCCTCCAACTCACCGAGACCCAATCCGTCCACTGCCAAACCGAACTCATCGGCTACGCCACCCAATTCGACCCCAGCGAACTCCTCGCCCTGGCCACCCGAATGACCGAAGTCATCGACCCCGACCACGCCCCTCGGCCGAGTCATACGCCCACACCGGGGAGCGCCCAAGCGCGGCAGCGAAGAGAGCCGACGCCCTGGCCAGGCTCTGCACCGTCGCCGCGAACAGCGGCCAACTCCCCGCACACGGCGGAGACCGACCCCACGTGA
- a CDS encoding DUF222 domain-containing protein has protein sequence MARLCTVAANSGQLPAHGGDRPHVIVTLDYDTLLTGLGTASYLDDGSRLSAREARRLACDADLIPMVLGAAVGRSMSAGRAGTSPSRSAPHSPSGTAAAPSPAATHRPRPATGTTPSPGKQEASPASPSESSCVATTTASQNPTR, from the coding sequence CTGGCCAGGCTCTGCACCGTCGCCGCGAACAGCGGCCAACTCCCCGCACACGGCGGAGACCGACCCCACGTGATCGTCACCCTCGACTACGACACCCTGCTCACCGGCCTCGGCACAGCCAGCTACCTCGACGATGGATCTCGGCTCTCCGCAAGAGAGGCGCGGCGCCTCGCCTGCGACGCCGACCTGATTCCCATGGTCCTCGGGGCGGCAGTCGGCCGCTCGATGTCGGCCGGTCGCGCCGGTACTTCACCAAGTCGATCAGCACCGCACTCGCCATCCGGGACCGCGGCTGCGCCTTCCCCGGCTGCGACGCACCGCCCTCGGCCTGCGACAGGCACCACACCCAGCCCTGGAAAGCAGGAGGCATCACCAGCCTCGCCCTCGGAGTCCTCCTGTGTTGCTACCACCACCGCCTCGCAGAACCCGACCCGCTGA